Proteins from a genomic interval of Bradyrhizobium sp. CCGB01:
- a CDS encoding YafY family protein, which translates to MRASRMMSILTTLQAKGQVTAPELAEACEVSVRTIYRDIDALAASGVPVYADRGAEGGYRLLDGYRVRLNGLSQNEAEALFLAGLPGPAAALGLDAAMIAAQNKLMAALPANLREDAGRMQERFHLDAPGWFGETEEPKHLRIIAGAALRGTLIKIRYQSWRSEKQRRVAPLGLVLKGGSWYLAGQVDGSVRTYRVARVLDCTALDDRFDRPAEFDLAAYWRDATLRLEAEMHPNVAVVRLSPFGVKLLDALSQPYVRARTQLEEAIDADGWRTARVPTGKTSWHAAAELLRLGPEAEVLEPADLREKMAEMTRAMAARYRAAARKT; encoded by the coding sequence ATGCGCGCGAGCCGGATGATGTCGATCCTCACCACCCTCCAGGCCAAGGGGCAGGTCACTGCGCCCGAGCTGGCGGAGGCCTGCGAGGTGTCGGTGCGCACGATCTATCGCGACATCGACGCGCTCGCGGCATCGGGCGTGCCCGTCTATGCCGATCGCGGCGCGGAGGGCGGCTATCGCCTGCTCGACGGTTATCGCGTGCGTTTGAACGGGCTGTCGCAGAACGAGGCGGAAGCTCTGTTCCTCGCGGGACTGCCGGGACCGGCCGCGGCGCTCGGGCTGGACGCGGCGATGATCGCCGCGCAGAACAAGCTGATGGCGGCCTTGCCTGCCAACCTTCGCGAAGACGCCGGGCGGATGCAGGAGCGCTTTCACCTGGACGCACCCGGCTGGTTCGGCGAGACGGAAGAGCCAAAACATCTGCGCATCATTGCCGGCGCGGCCTTGCGCGGGACGCTGATCAAGATCCGCTACCAGAGCTGGCGCTCGGAGAAGCAGCGCCGCGTCGCACCGCTCGGGCTCGTGCTGAAAGGCGGCAGCTGGTATCTCGCCGGGCAAGTCGACGGCAGCGTGCGCACCTATCGCGTCGCGCGCGTGCTCGACTGCACCGCGCTCGACGACCGCTTCGATCGTCCCGCCGAGTTCGATCTCGCGGCCTATTGGCGGGACGCAACGCTGCGTCTCGAGGCCGAGATGCATCCCAATGTCGCGGTCGTCCGGCTGTCGCCGTTCGGCGTCAAGCTGCTCGACGCGCTGAGCCAGCCTTACGTCAGGGCGCGTACGCAGCTTGAAGAGGCCATCGATGCGGACGGCTGGCGCACCGCCAGGGTGCCGACCGGCAAGACGTCGTGGCATGCCGCGGCCGAATTGCTGCGCCTCGGGCCCGAAGCCGAAGTGCTGGAGCCCGCCGACCTCCGCGAGAAGATGGCGGAGATGACCCGGGCGATGGCTGCGCGTTATCGCGCAGCGGCGCGGAAAACCTGA
- a CDS encoding YkgJ family cysteine cluster protein, whose translation MEEIDLSTCCQSCGACCGYSENWPRFSIESDEELAAIPEALVNARQSGMRCERDRCSALQGEIGKATACGIYAVRPEVCRTCMPGDAECAMARRKFGLPVIANA comes from the coding sequence ATGGAAGAAATCGATCTCTCGACCTGCTGCCAGAGCTGCGGCGCCTGCTGCGGCTATTCGGAGAACTGGCCACGCTTCTCGATCGAGAGCGACGAGGAGCTTGCGGCGATCCCGGAAGCGCTCGTCAACGCGCGTCAATCCGGCATGCGCTGCGAGAGGGATCGCTGTTCGGCGTTGCAGGGGGAAATCGGCAAGGCGACCGCGTGCGGCATCTATGCGGTGCGGCCGGAGGTGTGCCGCACCTGCATGCCGGGCGATGCCGAATGCGCCATGGCGCGGCGGAAGTTCGGGCTGCCGGTGATCGCTAACGCATGA
- a CDS encoding glutathione S-transferase family protein, producing MTDPNRITLYYSPQTRATGTRVLMEELGAPYDLHVLNMKAGEQRQGAYLAINPLGKVPAIRCGEALVTEQVAITIYLADLFPQAGLTPALNDPLRGPYLRWITYYGSSFEPALIDKFMQREPAPITQSPYADYDTMLGALEAQLSRGPYLLGERMTAADVLWGVAFSWTMMFGIVPKKDVFVRYAERMTLRPAFQRINAADDEMAAQHAKAAGG from the coding sequence ATGACCGATCCGAACCGCATCACGCTGTATTATTCGCCGCAGACGCGCGCCACCGGCACCCGGGTGCTGATGGAGGAGCTTGGCGCGCCCTACGATCTCCATGTTCTCAACATGAAGGCCGGCGAGCAGCGCCAGGGCGCCTATCTCGCCATCAATCCGCTGGGCAAGGTGCCGGCGATCCGCTGCGGGGAAGCGCTCGTGACCGAGCAGGTCGCGATCACCATCTATCTCGCCGATCTGTTCCCGCAGGCCGGCCTCACGCCCGCGCTGAACGATCCGCTCCGCGGTCCCTATTTGCGCTGGATCACCTATTACGGGTCATCCTTCGAGCCGGCCCTGATCGACAAGTTCATGCAGCGCGAGCCGGCGCCGATCACGCAGTCGCCCTATGCCGATTACGACACCATGCTGGGCGCGCTCGAGGCGCAATTGTCGAGAGGGCCGTACCTGCTCGGCGAACGCATGACGGCCGCGGATGTGCTGTGGGGCGTCGCGTTCAGCTGGACCATGATGTTCGGCATCGTGCCGAAGAAAGACGTCTTCGTCCGCTATGCCGAACGCATGACCTTGCGGCCCGCGTTCCAGCGCATCAATGCGGCCGATGATGAGATGGCGGCGCAGCATGCCAAGGCGGCCGGTGGTTGA
- a CDS encoding enoyl-CoA hydratase/isomerase family protein, with product MSDTADAASSPVLEINGARATIRLNRPKHLNRLQAEDLGELVKLFDRIEADPDIRVLVLTGTGRAFSAGYDLNSVAERAVSANEQQSAGSAFEVVVNRLEDLGVPTICRLNGGVYGGSTDLALACDFRIGVDTAEMFMPAARLGLHYYRSGIKRYVTRLGLDNAKKLFLTAQKITAPEMLRIGYLTAMVPVEFLDEEVEKLAGVLAGNAPQAMRGMKRAINEFARGELDEAAADQRHRDSMRGDEIKEGIKAFAEKRPPKF from the coding sequence ATGTCGGACACAGCCGACGCGGCATCCAGCCCCGTGCTCGAAATCAATGGCGCACGCGCCACCATCCGCCTCAACAGGCCAAAGCATCTCAACCGGCTGCAGGCCGAGGATCTCGGCGAGCTGGTCAAGCTGTTCGACCGGATCGAGGCCGATCCTGATATCCGCGTGCTGGTGCTGACCGGCACGGGGCGGGCCTTTTCGGCGGGCTACGACCTCAACTCGGTCGCCGAGCGCGCGGTCAGCGCCAACGAGCAGCAGAGCGCGGGCTCGGCGTTCGAGGTCGTCGTCAACCGGCTGGAGGATCTCGGCGTGCCGACGATCTGCCGGCTCAATGGCGGCGTCTATGGCGGCTCGACGGACCTCGCGCTCGCTTGCGATTTCCGCATCGGCGTCGACACCGCCGAGATGTTCATGCCGGCGGCGCGGCTCGGGCTGCACTATTACAGAAGCGGCATCAAGCGTTACGTGACGCGGCTCGGCCTCGACAATGCGAAGAAGCTGTTCCTGACCGCGCAGAAGATCACCGCGCCGGAGATGCTGCGGATCGGCTATCTCACCGCCATGGTGCCGGTGGAGTTCCTGGACGAGGAAGTCGAAAAGCTCGCCGGCGTCCTCGCCGGCAACGCGCCGCAGGCAATGCGCGGGATGAAGCGCGCCATCAACGAATTCGCCCGCGGCGAGCTGGACGAAGCCGCCGCCGATCAACGCCACCGCGACAGCATGCGCGGCGACGAGATCAAGGAAGGCATCAAGGCGTTTGCGGAGAAGCGACCGCCAAAATTCTGA
- a CDS encoding TAXI family TRAP transporter solute-binding subunit — protein sequence MSTEGPTSSPSEPPPRRPKVIKTNQQQVFLYVVLTLLLSLATVWGGRAMLHNSETLTFAVGAPNTDEALFAAKLATVLKNNASRFRIKIVNNPDNAKALAQFDRKQADLAVLRTDAKVPLRARTLAILEHDLVLLLGPGSKKIKSLAELKKKKVAVVAANDSSLAFVRSILDIPDGSDAAKMVQMAPQGMTLDKLFAPANGFGAVIAIVHASRAVRDKAYEQAARRGGFTLNAIDEAKALARRIPGISSETLTAGTLSASPEIPDDDLDTIGLEWLLVTQSRMSASTAGELARIVYENKSALGLDNGFASRIEPASVEKDAYVMAHQGAADYINDDTKSFMDKYSDLMYLGAAALSVIGSIFAAIYAKITRIAPEKASELSTAILDIGERIEHAHSLDQLECLQDELEGILRGAVIGLRDGTISTDGLDTFKLGYEFVRDEIGMRRDYLKRHASEADKVAQDTAPPQQDESNIVVVKTAQSA from the coding sequence ATGAGTACCGAAGGCCCGACCTCGTCACCATCTGAGCCGCCGCCGCGGCGCCCCAAGGTGATCAAGACCAATCAGCAACAGGTCTTTCTCTACGTCGTGCTGACCTTGCTCCTGTCGCTCGCCACCGTCTGGGGCGGCCGCGCCATGCTGCACAATTCGGAGACGCTGACCTTTGCCGTCGGCGCCCCCAACACCGACGAGGCGCTGTTCGCGGCCAAGCTCGCCACCGTGCTGAAGAACAACGCCTCGCGCTTTCGGATCAAGATCGTCAACAATCCTGATAACGCCAAGGCGCTCGCCCAGTTCGACCGCAAGCAGGCCGATCTCGCCGTGTTGCGCACCGACGCCAAGGTGCCGCTGCGGGCGCGCACGCTCGCGATCCTCGAGCACGATCTGGTGCTCCTGCTCGGCCCCGGCAGCAAGAAGATCAAGTCGCTCGCCGAACTGAAGAAGAAGAAGGTCGCGGTCGTCGCCGCGAACGACTCCTCGCTCGCCTTCGTGCGCAGCATTCTCGACATCCCCGATGGCTCCGATGCCGCGAAGATGGTCCAGATGGCGCCGCAAGGCATGACACTCGACAAGCTGTTTGCGCCGGCAAACGGCTTTGGCGCAGTGATCGCCATTGTCCATGCCTCGAGGGCGGTGCGGGACAAGGCCTATGAGCAAGCCGCCAGGCGCGGCGGCTTCACGCTCAACGCGATCGACGAGGCCAAGGCGCTGGCGCGCAGGATTCCCGGCATTTCCAGCGAGACGCTGACTGCGGGCACGCTGTCTGCATCGCCGGAAATTCCCGACGACGACCTCGACACGATCGGGCTCGAATGGCTTCTGGTCACGCAATCCAGGATGTCGGCGAGCACGGCGGGCGAGCTCGCACGCATCGTCTACGAGAACAAATCCGCGCTCGGGCTCGACAACGGCTTCGCCAGCAGGATCGAGCCGGCCTCCGTCGAGAAGGACGCCTATGTGATGGCGCATCAGGGGGCGGCCGACTACATCAACGACGACACCAAGTCGTTCATGGATAAATACAGCGACCTGATGTATCTGGGCGCCGCCGCGCTCAGCGTCATCGGCTCGATCTTCGCCGCGATCTACGCCAAGATCACGCGGATCGCGCCGGAGAAGGCCAGCGAGCTCTCCACCGCCATCCTCGACATCGGCGAGCGCATCGAGCACGCGCATTCGCTGGATCAGCTCGAATGTCTCCAGGACGAGCTGGAGGGCATATTGCGCGGCGCCGTCATCGGCCTTCGAGACGGCACGATCAGTACCGACGGGCTCGACACCTTCAAGCTCGGCTACGAGTTCGTCCGCGATGAGATCGGCATGCGCCGCGACTACCTCAAGCGCCATGCCAGCGAGGCCGACAAGGTCGCCCAGGATACGGCCCCTCCCCAGCAGGACGAGAGCAATATCGTGGTGGTGAAGACAGCTCAGAGTGCCTGA
- a CDS encoding alpha/beta fold hydrolase, translating to MTTQRDYEIFEAGDVTLQSGAVFPAMKLAYKTYGTLSATKDNVILYPTSFSAQHFDTEWLIGPDGVLDPTRYFIIIPNLFGNGLSSSPSNSGDAPFPQLSYHDAIAVQHRLLTERFGVTKLALVYGWSMGGMQTYHWAALHPDMVARAAIVCGSARCSPYNYVFLESVKAALSGDPAFRDGRFVEKPVAGYRAMGRVYAGWAMSHGFYRDELWREAGFTSLEDYLVRTWDTTFARRDANDLLAQAGIWQRGDISACAAFGGDLDRALAAIKAHMLLMPGATDRYFDVRDNEDELGKLVNAKSAVLHPIPSLHGHRAGNPVSNPPDQAFLKAEIAALLSK from the coding sequence ATGACGACACAGCGCGACTACGAGATCTTTGAGGCCGGTGACGTCACGCTTCAGTCCGGCGCCGTCTTCCCCGCGATGAAGCTCGCCTACAAGACCTACGGCACGCTGAGCGCGACGAAGGACAACGTCATCCTCTACCCGACCTCGTTCAGCGCGCAGCATTTCGACACCGAATGGCTGATCGGCCCAGATGGCGTGCTCGATCCCACGCGCTATTTCATCATCATCCCGAACCTGTTCGGCAATGGCCTGTCGTCCTCGCCCTCAAACTCCGGCGACGCGCCATTTCCGCAGCTCAGCTATCACGATGCCATCGCGGTCCAGCACAGGCTGCTCACCGAGCGCTTCGGCGTGACCAAGCTCGCGCTGGTTTATGGCTGGTCGATGGGCGGCATGCAGACCTATCACTGGGCGGCGCTGCATCCCGATATGGTCGCGCGCGCAGCCATCGTCTGCGGCAGCGCACGCTGCTCGCCCTATAATTACGTCTTCCTGGAAAGCGTGAAGGCCGCGCTATCGGGCGATCCCGCCTTCCGCGACGGCCGCTTCGTCGAGAAGCCTGTCGCGGGCTATCGTGCCATGGGGCGTGTCTATGCCGGTTGGGCGATGTCGCATGGCTTCTATCGCGACGAGCTCTGGCGCGAGGCGGGTTTTACCTCGCTCGAGGATTATCTCGTCCGCACCTGGGACACGACCTTCGCCAGGCGCGACGCCAACGATCTGCTGGCGCAGGCCGGCATCTGGCAGCGCGGCGACATCAGCGCTTGCGCGGCCTTCGGCGGTGATCTCGATCGCGCACTCGCCGCGATCAAGGCGCATATGCTGCTGATGCCGGGCGCGACCGACCGCTATTTCGACGTCCGCGACAACGAGGACGAGCTCGGCAAGCTGGTCAATGCAAAGTCGGCCGTGCTGCATCCGATCCCCTCGCTGCACGGCCATCGCGCCGGCAATCCCGTCAGCAATCCGCCCGACCAGGCCTTCCTCAAGGCCGAGATCGCCGCGCTTCTCAGCAAGTAA
- a CDS encoding fatty acid desaturase, with translation MTDATAPEPGHRLKPLTPAMLRELSVRSNLRGAVQSFGHYGMIVLVGALIWTVTSRYGVLWALPLMAAQGYLVAFLFMAVHETAHKTAFKSRGLNLAVGYLSAFIIGLPYEYYCLFHWDHHRYTQDPDKDPELIVGVKPASDTQLAIAYSGLLQVAGRLRLMLGHAVTGKVVVPWIPENRRATIVTEARAYVALYVLLLAPSLGFASALLLWVWIVPLVIGQFFLRPYLYAEHTGCDRTRSAFENTRTTYTGAVVKWFAWNMPYHVEHHAYPSIPFHALPRLNGIVDGEIVHRGRGYVRTTRETWAWFRRNRQAG, from the coding sequence ATGACTGACGCGACCGCTCCAGAGCCCGGCCATCGCCTGAAGCCGTTGACACCGGCCATGCTGCGCGAATTGTCGGTGCGCTCGAACCTCCGGGGCGCCGTGCAGAGTTTTGGCCATTACGGGATGATCGTATTGGTCGGCGCGCTGATCTGGACGGTCACGTCACGCTATGGCGTGCTCTGGGCGCTGCCGCTGATGGCGGCGCAAGGCTATCTCGTCGCCTTCCTGTTCATGGCGGTGCACGAGACCGCGCACAAGACGGCCTTCAAGAGCCGTGGCCTCAACCTCGCGGTCGGCTATCTCTCGGCCTTCATCATCGGATTGCCCTACGAATATTACTGCCTGTTCCACTGGGATCATCATCGCTACACCCAGGATCCCGACAAGGATCCGGAGCTGATCGTCGGCGTGAAGCCGGCCTCCGACACGCAGCTTGCGATCGCCTATAGCGGCCTGCTTCAGGTCGCCGGCCGTCTCCGGCTGATGCTCGGCCATGCCGTCACCGGCAAGGTCGTCGTGCCCTGGATCCCCGAAAACAGGCGCGCCACCATCGTGACCGAGGCGCGCGCCTATGTCGCGCTCTATGTGCTGCTGCTCGCGCCCTCGCTGGGGTTCGCCTCGGCGCTGCTGCTCTGGGTGTGGATCGTCCCGCTCGTGATCGGGCAGTTCTTCCTGCGGCCCTATCTCTATGCCGAGCACACCGGCTGCGACCGCACCCGCAGCGCTTTCGAGAACACCCGCACCACCTATACCGGCGCGGTCGTCAAATGGTTCGCGTGGAACATGCCCTACCATGTCGAGCACCACGCCTATCCCTCGATTCCCTTTCACGCGCTGCCGAGGCTGAACGGGATCGTCGACGGCGAGATCGTCCATCGCGGCCGCGGCTACGTCAGGACGACGCGCGAGACCTGGGCCTGGTTTCGCCGGAATCGGCAAGCCGGCTAG
- a CDS encoding MBL fold metallo-hydrolase, translating into MPLWTCETCGAQFPDSGNPPASCPICEDERQFVNWKGQTFLTRDALAEGHRVAWRDDLGLTGMALEPSFAIGQRALLVPLGGGCAMWDCVPLATPEAIAHVRSLGGLKAIAISHPHYYGALADWSDAFGGIPVYLHADDRQWVTRPHPSIVHWSGDHHRISDDLLLLRTGGHFAGATMLHHARGADGKGALLTGDIAQVTMDRRFVSFMYSYPNYTPLNASAVRRIAAAVAPLAFDRIYGAWWGRNIAAGAKTAFAASVERYIAAIA; encoded by the coding sequence ATGCCCCTCTGGACCTGCGAAACCTGCGGCGCCCAATTCCCGGACAGTGGAAATCCGCCGGCGTCGTGTCCGATCTGTGAGGACGAACGGCAGTTCGTGAACTGGAAGGGCCAGACTTTCCTCACGCGGGATGCGCTCGCGGAAGGTCACCGCGTTGCCTGGCGCGATGATCTCGGCCTGACAGGCATGGCGCTCGAGCCGAGCTTTGCCATCGGCCAGCGCGCGCTGCTGGTGCCGCTGGGTGGCGGCTGCGCGATGTGGGACTGCGTGCCGCTGGCGACGCCGGAGGCGATCGCGCATGTGCGCTCGCTCGGCGGGCTGAAAGCCATCGCGATCTCGCATCCGCATTACTATGGCGCGCTCGCCGACTGGAGCGACGCGTTCGGCGGCATTCCGGTCTATCTGCACGCGGATGATCGGCAATGGGTGACGCGTCCGCATCCGTCAATCGTGCACTGGAGCGGCGATCATCATCGCATTTCCGATGATTTGCTGCTGCTCCGCACCGGCGGCCATTTCGCGGGTGCCACCATGCTGCACCATGCGCGCGGTGCGGATGGCAAGGGCGCGCTGCTCACCGGCGATATCGCGCAGGTGACCATGGACCGCCGCTTCGTCAGCTTCATGTACTCCTATCCGAACTACACACCGCTCAACGCTTCCGCCGTCCGGCGGATCGCGGCTGCGGTCGCGCCGCTCGCCTTTGACCGCATCTACGGCGCGTGGTGGGGACGCAACATCGCCGCGGGCGCCAAGACCGCGTTCGCGGCTTCGGTGGAGCGATACATCGCGGCCATCGCCTGA
- a CDS encoding cyclic nucleotide-gated ion channel, producing MSKPLIPALAQFVAATAGRNMTKAAYLAVGAGVLGMVLLTVKPAYETAYRWVDALLWACLVYFVFEWVVRLRHMARHGRLSLYMSSSAGLVDAIGAVAVPVALMLGVEPKTAWLLSVLWVLKVVPGIPGLRQLRRVLVLESGPLVSVLVIFLMVVFLASVAEYFLEREVQPQTFGSVPSALWWAVVTLTTTGYGDVVPVTPLGRMVAALVMISGLGVFGLWTGILATGFAAETRRDNFLKTWESVSKVPFFAALGPAAIADVTHMLRTMELPARTMIIRKGAQGDCMYFIAAGEVEVDLPGKKVQLGEGAFFGEMALLGNNLRGANVSTTKVSRLLVLDLVDFRVLMARHPDLAETIDAEARRRTLENK from the coding sequence ATGTCCAAGCCGCTGATCCCCGCTCTGGCCCAGTTCGTGGCCGCCACGGCCGGCCGCAACATGACCAAGGCGGCCTACCTGGCAGTCGGCGCCGGCGTGCTCGGCATGGTGCTGCTGACGGTCAAGCCGGCTTATGAAACAGCCTACCGCTGGGTCGATGCCCTGCTGTGGGCCTGCCTCGTCTATTTCGTGTTCGAGTGGGTGGTCCGGCTGCGCCACATGGCACGGCATGGGCGCCTTTCGCTCTACATGTCCTCCTCCGCCGGGCTGGTCGATGCGATCGGAGCAGTCGCCGTGCCGGTCGCGCTGATGCTCGGCGTCGAGCCGAAGACGGCGTGGCTGCTCAGCGTGCTCTGGGTACTGAAGGTGGTGCCGGGCATTCCGGGCCTGCGGCAGCTCCGCCGCGTGCTGGTGCTGGAATCGGGGCCGCTGGTGAGCGTGCTCGTGATCTTCCTGATGGTGGTCTTCCTGGCCTCGGTCGCCGAATATTTCCTCGAGCGGGAGGTGCAGCCCCAGACCTTCGGCAGCGTACCGTCCGCGCTGTGGTGGGCCGTCGTCACGCTGACGACGACGGGCTACGGCGACGTCGTGCCGGTGACGCCGCTCGGCCGCATGGTAGCGGCCCTGGTGATGATCTCCGGCCTCGGCGTTTTCGGCCTGTGGACCGGTATTTTGGCGACCGGCTTCGCGGCGGAGACGCGGCGCGACAATTTCCTCAAGACCTGGGAATCCGTCAGCAAGGTGCCGTTCTTCGCAGCGCTCGGGCCCGCGGCCATCGCCGACGTCACCCACATGCTGCGCACCATGGAGCTGCCGGCGCGCACCATGATCATCCGCAAGGGGGCGCAGGGCGACTGCATGTATTTCATCGCCGCCGGCGAGGTCGAGGTCGACCTGCCCGGCAAGAAGGTGCAGCTTGGCGAGGGCGCATTCTTCGGCGAGATGGCGCTGCTCGGCAACAATTTGCGCGGCGCCAATGTCTCGACCACAAAGGTGTCGCGGCTGCTGGTGCTCGACCTCGTCGACTTCCGCGTGCTGATGGCGCGGCATCCGGATCTCGCCGAGACCATCGATGCGGAAGCCAGGCGCCGCACGCTCGAAAACAAGTAA
- a CDS encoding DUF6157 family protein, which translates to MTKPMHTTNCFNTFIRVAEDCPARTGEEPPLRGGKPTVACLQYGMIAKAPYKYTSDDVIFATSAPGRELDVKATKTEKHAAREAFFSRGQACMRASSLGKRFGWGVHADSEGRIAIYAVDSKRYQALVRDSKLTQVRAMRSKRA; encoded by the coding sequence ATGACGAAGCCGATGCACACGACCAACTGCTTCAACACTTTCATCCGGGTTGCTGAAGACTGTCCTGCGCGGACTGGCGAGGAGCCGCCGCTCCGCGGGGGAAAGCCGACGGTGGCGTGCCTGCAATACGGGATGATCGCCAAGGCGCCCTACAAATACACGTCCGACGACGTGATCTTCGCCACGTCTGCGCCGGGACGCGAGCTCGATGTGAAGGCGACGAAGACGGAGAAGCATGCGGCCCGTGAAGCGTTCTTCTCCCGGGGGCAGGCGTGCATGAGGGCGTCGAGCCTGGGCAAGCGCTTCGGCTGGGGCGTTCATGCCGACAGTGAGGGCCGGATCGCGATCTACGCCGTCGACAGCAAACGCTACCAGGCGCTCGTCCGCGATTCCAAGCTCACGCAGGTGCGCGCGATGCGGTCGAAGCGGGCGTGA
- a CDS encoding YafY family protein: MRRADRLFQIIQVLRRTRKPLTADAIAAELETSKRTIYRDIATLIGQRVPIRGEAGMGYILEKGFDLPPLMLTPDEIEAAVLGAQWVAGHADSALARAAEDLMAKIADTVPERLRPFVLEPASRARPSWNREPDRLDMVRTRTQIHEGKKIMLRYRDEQGRPSERMIWPISVGYLEAVRLLAAWCELRGDFRSFRTDRVVDANYLDERYPERRDVLRARWRQSLVWGPPKDT, translated from the coding sequence ATGAGACGCGCCGACCGGCTGTTTCAGATCATCCAGGTGCTGAGGCGCACGCGTAAGCCGCTGACGGCGGACGCCATCGCGGCCGAGCTCGAAACCTCGAAGCGCACGATCTATCGCGACATCGCCACCTTGATCGGCCAGCGCGTGCCGATCCGCGGCGAGGCCGGCATGGGCTACATCCTGGAAAAGGGATTTGACCTGCCGCCTTTGATGCTGACGCCCGACGAGATCGAAGCGGCGGTGCTCGGCGCGCAATGGGTCGCGGGCCATGCCGACTCAGCGCTGGCGCGCGCGGCCGAAGATTTGATGGCCAAGATCGCCGACACCGTGCCCGAGCGCCTGCGTCCCTTCGTGCTGGAGCCCGCGAGCCGCGCGCGGCCGAGCTGGAACAGGGAGCCGGACCGCCTGGACATGGTGCGCACGCGCACCCAGATCCACGAAGGCAAGAAGATCATGCTGCGCTATCGCGACGAGCAGGGCCGCCCCAGCGAGCGCATGATCTGGCCGATCTCGGTCGGCTATCTCGAAGCTGTACGCCTGCTCGCCGCCTGGTGCGAGCTGCGCGGCGACTTCCGCAGTTTCCGCACCGACCGCGTGGTGGATGCGAACTATCTCGACGAAAGATATCCGGAGCGGCGCGACGTGCTGCGCGCGAGGTGGCGGCAGAGCCTGGTCTGGGGCCCGCCCAAAGATACGTGA
- a CDS encoding DUF3307 domain-containing protein: MLLLTFKHIIADFVLQTAWMAQGKDQKHGWALPLLVHCLIHLAVALPLILIVAPRFWFVAFIDFVIHITIDRAKGMVSANFGVDLAHPWFWTLIGVDQALHHLTGFGLSIFMAAN; this comes from the coding sequence ATGCTGCTGCTCACCTTCAAGCACATCATCGCCGATTTCGTCCTTCAGACCGCCTGGATGGCGCAAGGCAAGGACCAGAAGCACGGCTGGGCCTTGCCGCTTCTGGTGCATTGCCTGATTCACCTCGCGGTTGCGCTGCCGCTGATCCTGATCGTGGCGCCGCGATTCTGGTTCGTCGCGTTCATCGACTTCGTGATCCACATCACGATCGACCGCGCGAAGGGGATGGTCTCCGCCAATTTCGGGGTCGACCTCGCGCATCCCTGGTTCTGGACCCTGATCGGCGTCGACCAGGCGCTGCACCATCTGACCGGCTTCGGCCTCTCCATCTTCATGGCGGCGAACTGA